Proteins encoded within one genomic window of Pigmentiphaga sp. H8:
- a CDS encoding FecR domain-containing protein, producing the protein MDTRLHGMTAGGPMNDPGADGVDAVLQQARAWARRLAVGRPTTADAEALRRWCAQSAVHAQMWRRASAEWRDMGEVLQTVRRQIPAARIARPVSPGRRWFVGAAVATAAGVVGMVNPPLGLWPSWSEMGADYRTAVGEQLSVALSAHIQLLLNTQTSITVREADPLRVELIAGEAEIRSDGRAPLEIQAGSGRIRLAAGCVEVRHLANEETRVLCTEGRAEVRHAHGVLTLNARESASYGAGRMLAALGGEPAVPSGWRQGYIVFHDTPLTDAVAEINRYRSGRVILMSDELARQRISGRFTIQDTDQAITLIQQLYAAHVRRVANVVMLG; encoded by the coding sequence ATGGACACCAGGCTCCACGGCATGACGGCAGGAGGCCCTATGAACGATCCCGGCGCGGACGGCGTCGACGCCGTGTTGCAGCAGGCGCGTGCCTGGGCGCGGCGGCTGGCGGTCGGCCGTCCGACCACCGCCGACGCCGAGGCCCTGCGCCGTTGGTGCGCGCAGAGCGCCGTGCATGCGCAGATGTGGCGGCGGGCGAGCGCGGAATGGCGCGACATGGGCGAAGTCCTGCAGACGGTTCGGCGCCAGATCCCGGCGGCGCGGATCGCGCGGCCGGTCTCGCCGGGCCGCCGATGGTTCGTCGGCGCCGCGGTCGCCACGGCCGCGGGCGTGGTGGGCATGGTGAATCCGCCTCTGGGGCTGTGGCCTTCGTGGTCCGAGATGGGGGCGGATTACCGCACGGCCGTGGGCGAACAACTTAGCGTGGCCCTGAGCGCGCACATCCAGCTGCTGTTGAATACTCAGACCAGCATCACGGTAAGGGAAGCTGATCCCCTGCGGGTCGAGCTGATTGCCGGCGAGGCCGAGATCCGCAGCGATGGCCGGGCGCCGCTCGAGATCCAGGCCGGATCGGGCCGCATCCGGCTCGCGGCGGGATGTGTGGAGGTCAGGCATCTGGCCAACGAGGAAACCCGGGTGCTGTGCACCGAGGGCCGGGCCGAGGTCCGCCATGCCCACGGCGTCCTGACTCTGAACGCCCGCGAGTCGGCTTCGTACGGCGCCGGCCGGATGCTTGCCGCCCTGGGCGGCGAGCCCGCCGTGCCCTCGGGTTGGCGCCAGGGATACATCGTCTTCCACGATACGCCGCTGACGGATGCCGTGGCCGAGATCAACCGCTATCGCAGTGGCCGCGTGATCCTGATGAGCGACGAACTGGCCCGCCAGCGCATCAGCGGCCGCTTCACCATCCAGGATACCGATCAGGCCATCACCCTCATCCAGCAGCTCTATGCCGCCCACGTCCGCCGCGTGGCGAACGTCGTGATGCTGGGGTGA
- a CDS encoding RNA polymerase sigma factor: protein MTGGGLAELKRLFAERYETLKAQLVRRLGSAELASDALHDAYVQLADREGLNEVRHPQAYLLHTAVNAAIDKLRGTQRYLSADEVADLYELADPAPGPSRVAQARFDLGRAADALAALPARQRDILYAARVDGLTLKELAQRWGVSTRLISRELQAAHEFCARHMEAAGETVGAASGRFGRDGNKLSDPAEKRAHIRVSKRL from the coding sequence ATGACCGGCGGCGGCCTGGCCGAACTGAAGCGGCTGTTTGCCGAACGCTACGAAACGCTCAAGGCGCAGTTGGTCAGGCGCCTGGGGTCGGCGGAGCTGGCGAGCGATGCGCTGCACGATGCCTATGTACAACTGGCGGATCGGGAGGGTTTGAACGAAGTCAGGCATCCCCAGGCCTACCTGCTGCATACCGCCGTCAATGCCGCGATCGACAAGCTGCGCGGCACGCAGCGTTACCTGAGCGCCGACGAAGTGGCCGACCTGTACGAACTGGCGGACCCCGCGCCCGGTCCGTCGCGCGTGGCGCAGGCCCGCTTCGATCTGGGGCGCGCGGCCGATGCGCTGGCCGCCTTGCCGGCCAGGCAGCGCGACATACTGTACGCCGCGCGGGTCGATGGCCTGACGCTGAAGGAGCTGGCCCAGCGCTGGGGGGTATCCACGCGGCTGATCAGCCGGGAGCTGCAGGCGGCGCACGAATTCTGCGCGCGCCATATGGAGGCGGCGGGGGAAACGGTGGGGGCCGCTTCGGGCCGTTTCGGCAGAGATGGCAACAAATTGTCAGATCCCGCAGAAAAGCGTGCGCATATCCGCGTCTCCAAACGTCTATAA
- a CDS encoding secretin and TonB N-terminal domain-containing protein: MMLLAWILGPFCCGFAHIAAAAQAAGRAADAAVRTEPAAFAIDSQPLHDALQAYSQATGRSVLYDAGQVVHLRSMAVHGALDPDAALAALLQGTGMQARFASTGAFVIVPVEPPASTAVHGEGGIALHAAFYGRVQRVATSILCADAGLSIGRYRLAISAYVSGSGELRRVKAAAQGHAELEPRIEASLEGARLEIEPPPALIQPIVLLVTQQAGRLKACAS; the protein is encoded by the coding sequence ATGATGTTGCTTGCCTGGATCCTGGGGCCGTTCTGCTGCGGCTTCGCTCATATCGCCGCCGCGGCGCAGGCAGCTGGACGAGCGGCCGACGCGGCCGTCCGGACCGAGCCCGCCGCGTTCGCTATCGACAGCCAACCCCTGCACGATGCGTTGCAGGCCTACAGCCAGGCGACGGGACGGTCGGTGCTCTATGACGCCGGCCAGGTGGTCCACCTGCGGTCGATGGCCGTCCACGGCGCCCTGGATCCCGACGCCGCCTTGGCCGCCCTGTTGCAGGGAACCGGGATGCAGGCCAGGTTCGCCTCGACCGGAGCGTTCGTGATCGTGCCGGTCGAGCCACCGGCGTCAACCGCGGTGCACGGCGAAGGAGGGATCGCGCTTCATGCCGCTTTCTACGGCCGGGTGCAGCGCGTGGCCACCAGCATTCTTTGCGCCGACGCCGGCCTGTCGATCGGCCGGTACCGGTTGGCCATCAGTGCCTACGTCAGCGGCTCCGGCGAGCTGCGGCGGGTCAAGGCCGCGGCCCAGGGGCATGCCGAACTCGAACCCCGCATCGAAGCCAGCCTGGAAGGGGCGCGGCTGGAAATCGAGCCGCCGCCGGCGCTGATTCAGCCGATCGTGCTGCTGGTGACGCAGCAGGCGGGCCGCCTGAAGGCCTGCGCATCATGA
- a CDS encoding YbaB/EbfC family DNA-binding protein: MAQISSSNRSSSRGRGGPFARVRERLLRLAGALGLGLTTAAGSPAAAQAPAQPVPQHWISYAQMTGNQFQAWLSDPDSETVQRLHAWMQERMLQEGPAVPPAPLIVRVWVGQAGKVERLEFASLGQPQVDEDLRALLTAQPLSEPPPPDMRQPMVLQLELSFVAKG; this comes from the coding sequence ATGGCACAGATTTCTTCTTCGAATCGATCCAGCTCTCGCGGGCGCGGCGGCCCGTTCGCCCGCGTCCGGGAGCGCCTCCTCCGCCTCGCCGGTGCCCTGGGACTGGGGCTGACCACGGCGGCGGGCAGTCCCGCCGCGGCGCAGGCGCCCGCGCAACCGGTGCCGCAGCACTGGATCAGCTATGCGCAGATGACCGGCAATCAGTTCCAGGCCTGGCTGAGCGACCCCGACAGTGAGACGGTCCAGCGGCTGCATGCCTGGATGCAGGAGCGGATGTTGCAGGAAGGGCCGGCCGTGCCGCCGGCGCCCTTGATCGTGCGCGTCTGGGTGGGGCAGGCGGGCAAGGTCGAACGGCTGGAGTTCGCGTCGCTGGGGCAGCCCCAGGTGGACGAGGACCTGCGCGCGCTGCTGACTGCTCAGCCCTTGTCCGAACCGCCTCCGCCGGACATGCGCCAGCCCATGGTGCTGCAACTGGAACTCAGCTTTGTGGCCAAGGGCTAG
- a CDS encoding serine protease, with amino-acid sequence MDTATRHRAVSVAACAALVSPLAWGQAAVSPRLSATAETHATGVFLNPQGDVLTARHAVEHCRDILAVKDGRVVQARVRAISNERDLAVLGTDLVPYLSATFPERARAVEGSAGVFTEAYSVLQRMPQRGSVLSNALTVPGGEDLNLISGVKPGTSGSAVLRGDGLVAGVVVERVARWPGAATGMLSRASGGAVLQGPSQVRAISAEQVKAFLRDNGIAFTQSDVPQLAPNQSPAARAATLAVGILCG; translated from the coding sequence GTGGATACGGCGACTCGCCATCGCGCGGTTTCCGTGGCGGCATGCGCCGCGCTGGTATCCCCGCTCGCATGGGGGCAGGCCGCCGTTTCGCCGCGGCTGTCGGCGACGGCGGAGACCCATGCCACCGGCGTCTTCCTGAATCCGCAGGGCGACGTACTGACGGCTCGTCATGCCGTCGAGCATTGCCGGGACATCCTGGCCGTCAAGGACGGCAGGGTGGTGCAGGCGCGTGTGCGCGCCATCAGCAACGAGCGCGACCTGGCCGTGCTGGGTACGGACCTGGTGCCTTACCTCAGCGCCACCTTTCCCGAACGCGCGCGGGCAGTTGAGGGGAGCGCGGGCGTGTTCACCGAGGCCTACAGCGTATTGCAACGCATGCCGCAACGCGGCAGCGTGTTGAGCAATGCCTTGACCGTGCCGGGTGGCGAGGATCTGAACCTGATATCGGGGGTCAAGCCGGGCACCAGCGGCAGCGCGGTGCTGCGCGGCGACGGATTGGTGGCCGGCGTGGTGGTCGAGCGCGTGGCACGGTGGCCGGGTGCGGCCACCGGCATGCTGAGCCGCGCATCCGGCGGCGCCGTGTTGCAGGGGCCCTCGCAGGTGCGCGCGATTTCCGCCGAACAGGTCAAGGCCTTCCTGCGCGACAACGGTATTGCCTTCACCCAGAGCGACGTTCCGCAGCTTGCCCCCAACCAGTCGCCAGCCGCCCGTGCCGCCACGCTGGCCGTCGGCATCCTGTGCGGCTGA
- a CDS encoding GNAT family N-acetyltransferase, with amino-acid sequence MSGSLRFPAGFAVQAMQPADVEAVLVVQAQAYAGFDLLEDAGFFLNRIELSPRTCWIARGDGELLGYLVSYPWTLGEPPQLNVPLRALPAGAHSWFVHDCAVAPAAAGRGVGRALVSAGLRHARTSGLACATLVSLGLARPYWAALGFEPVATDPGLLDGYGADACYMRRLLSAER; translated from the coding sequence ATGTCCGGCTCCCTCCGTTTTCCGGCGGGCTTCGCCGTCCAGGCGATGCAGCCGGCCGACGTCGAGGCCGTACTGGTGGTGCAGGCCCAGGCCTACGCCGGCTTCGACCTGCTCGAGGATGCGGGCTTCTTCCTGAATCGCATCGAACTGTCGCCGCGCACCTGCTGGATCGCGCGCGGCGACGGCGAACTGCTGGGCTACCTGGTGTCCTATCCCTGGACGCTGGGCGAGCCGCCGCAGCTCAATGTCCCGCTGCGGGCCCTGCCCGCGGGGGCGCATAGCTGGTTCGTGCACGATTGCGCGGTGGCGCCCGCCGCCGCCGGCCGGGGCGTGGGCCGTGCCCTGGTCAGCGCCGGACTGCGCCATGCGCGTACGTCGGGCCTGGCCTGCGCGACGCTAGTATCGCTGGGGCTGGCCAGGCCCTACTGGGCCGCGCTGGGCTTCGAACCCGTGGCGACGGATCCCGGCCTGCTCGACGGCTATGGTGCCGATGCCTGCTACATGCGCCGCCTGCTGAGCGCGGAACGCTGA
- a CDS encoding 2-isopropylmalate synthase, with protein MSDKLIVFDTTLRDGEQSPGASMTHEEKVRIAKQLEKLRVDIIEAGFAAASNGDFESVRAIALAIKDSTVCSLARANDRDISRAGEALRGANSARIHTFIATSALHMEKKLRMTPDQVFEQARLAVRFARQYTDNIEFSPEDGSRSDPDFLCRVLEAVIAEGATTINVADTVGYAVPEQYGEFIRKLRERIPNSDKAVWSVHCHDDLGLAVANSLAGIKIGGARQVECTINALGERAGNCSLEEVVMAVKTRKDYFGLDVGIDATQIMPASRLVSGITGFVVQPNKAIVGANAFAHASGIHQDGVLKARQTYEIMRAEDVGWAANKIVLGKLSGRNAFKQRLQELGIELDSEQAVNEAFARFKDLADRKSEIFDEDIHALVSGEQGEAGEGAYRFVALAQRSETGERPHARVVFSENGKEVVAEAQGNGPVDATVNAIESHTRSGAELLLFSVNAITTGTESQGEVTMRLSRSGRIVNGVGADPDIVVAAAKAYLSALNKLQSPVEKVHAQGI; from the coding sequence ATGAGCGACAAACTGATCGTTTTCGATACCACGCTGCGCGACGGCGAGCAAAGTCCCGGCGCCTCGATGACGCACGAGGAAAAGGTCCGCATCGCCAAGCAGCTCGAGAAGCTGCGCGTGGACATCATCGAGGCGGGGTTCGCCGCGGCCAGCAATGGCGATTTCGAATCGGTCCGCGCCATCGCGCTGGCCATCAAGGATTCCACCGTCTGTTCACTGGCGCGCGCCAACGACCGCGACATCTCGCGGGCGGGCGAGGCGCTGCGGGGCGCGAACAGCGCGCGCATCCATACCTTCATCGCGACCAGCGCGCTCCACATGGAGAAGAAGCTGCGCATGACGCCCGACCAGGTCTTCGAACAGGCCCGGCTGGCGGTGCGCTTCGCGCGCCAGTACACGGACAACATCGAGTTCTCGCCCGAGGACGGCAGCCGCTCGGATCCGGATTTCCTGTGCCGGGTCCTGGAAGCGGTGATCGCCGAAGGCGCCACCACCATCAACGTCGCCGATACCGTCGGCTATGCGGTGCCCGAGCAATATGGCGAGTTCATCCGCAAGCTGCGCGAGCGCATTCCCAATTCCGACAAGGCGGTCTGGTCTGTCCACTGCCACGACGACCTGGGCCTGGCCGTGGCCAATTCGCTGGCCGGCATCAAGATAGGCGGCGCCCGCCAGGTCGAGTGCACGATCAACGCCCTGGGCGAGCGCGCCGGCAACTGTTCGCTGGAAGAAGTGGTGATGGCGGTGAAGACCCGCAAGGACTACTTCGGCCTGGACGTGGGCATCGACGCCACGCAGATCATGCCGGCCTCGCGGCTGGTGTCGGGCATCACGGGCTTCGTCGTGCAGCCGAACAAGGCCATCGTCGGCGCCAATGCCTTCGCGCACGCCTCGGGCATCCACCAGGACGGCGTGCTCAAGGCGCGCCAGACCTACGAGATCATGCGTGCCGAGGACGTCGGCTGGGCGGCCAACAAGATCGTGCTGGGCAAGCTGTCCGGGCGCAACGCGTTCAAGCAGCGCTTGCAGGAACTCGGCATCGAGCTCGATTCCGAGCAGGCGGTGAACGAGGCCTTCGCGCGCTTCAAGGATCTGGCGGACCGCAAGTCCGAGATCTTCGACGAAGACATCCACGCGCTGGTGTCGGGCGAGCAGGGCGAAGCCGGCGAGGGCGCCTACCGGTTCGTCGCGCTCGCGCAGCGCTCGGAAACGGGCGAGCGGCCCCACGCCCGCGTGGTGTTCTCGGAGAACGGCAAGGAGGTGGTGGCCGAGGCGCAGGGCAACGGGCCCGTCGATGCCACGGTGAACGCCATCGAAAGCCATACCCGCAGCGGCGCCGAACTGCTGCTGTTCTCGGTCAACGCCATTACCACCGGCACCGAGTCGCAGGGCGAGGTCACCATGCGGCTGTCCCGCTCCGGCCGCATCGTCAACGGCGTGGGTGCGGATCCCGACATCGTCGTGGCGGCGGCCAAGGCCTATCTGTCGGCGCTGAACAAGCTGCAATCGCCGGTGGAGAAGGTGCACGCTCAGGGGATCTGA
- the pssA gene encoding CDP-diacylglycerol--serine O-phosphatidyltransferase → MGAPRPSLFRRSPVVKDLEHRHRGIYLLPNAFTTAALFAGFYAIVQAMNDRFEAAAIAIFVAMVLDGMDGRVARLTNTQSAFGEQYDSLSDMTSFGVAPALVMYEWILTGLGRWGWLAAFIYVAGAALRLARFNINTGVVDKRFFQGLPSPAAAALVAGFVWLAVDNKLPIRELWMPWVAFGLTVYAGVSMVSNAPFFSGKSFALGRSVPFWTILLVVLAFVFISSDPPIVLFALFVIYGLSGYVLWGMKWKKSRRPSSMS, encoded by the coding sequence GTGGGTGCACCTCGACCATCCCTCTTCCGGCGGAGTCCAGTCGTGAAAGATCTGGAGCATCGCCACCGCGGCATCTACCTGCTGCCCAACGCATTCACGACGGCGGCCCTGTTCGCCGGCTTCTACGCCATCGTGCAGGCCATGAACGACCGCTTCGAGGCGGCGGCCATCGCCATCTTCGTCGCGATGGTGCTCGATGGCATGGACGGGCGCGTCGCGCGCCTGACCAATACCCAGTCGGCATTCGGCGAACAGTACGACTCGCTGTCGGACATGACTTCGTTCGGCGTGGCGCCGGCGCTGGTCATGTACGAATGGATCCTGACCGGCCTGGGGCGGTGGGGCTGGCTGGCGGCCTTCATCTACGTGGCCGGCGCGGCATTGCGGCTGGCCCGTTTCAACATCAACACCGGTGTGGTGGACAAGCGCTTCTTCCAGGGGCTTCCCAGCCCCGCGGCGGCGGCGCTGGTGGCGGGATTCGTCTGGCTGGCGGTCGACAACAAGCTGCCCATCCGCGAACTGTGGATGCCCTGGGTGGCCTTCGGCCTGACCGTCTACGCGGGCGTCAGCATGGTGTCGAACGCGCCGTTCTTCAGCGGCAAGTCCTTCGCGCTGGGGCGCAGCGTGCCGTTCTGGACCATCCTGCTGGTGGTGCTGGCCTTCGTCTTCATCTCCAGCGACCCTCCCATCGTGCTGTTCGCGCTGTTCGTGATCTACGGCCTGTCCGGCTACGTGCTGTGGGGCATGAAATGGAAAAAGAGCAGAAGGCCTTCCTCCATGTCCTGA
- a CDS encoding alpha/beta hydrolase, with the protein MPHVEWHGGTEHWTTKGDIRLFLWQKPAATDVPFAGTILFVHGSSMASQPTFDLSVPGRPDSSVMDWFARRGFDTWCMDNEGYGRSDKHRPINFDIANGADDLAAGSQYILARNGGKPLFVYGISSGALKAALFAQRHPERVARIALDAFVWTGEGSPTLKERAKKLPEFQARTRRPIDRAFVHSIFNRDHPGTADDATVEAFADAILTLDDSMPTGTYVDMCSKLPLIDPLHLRVPTLVMRGEYDGIASFDDLMRFFERLPNMDKQFTVMSGISHASFQQKNYLRVYHILHAFLTLPEARYGG; encoded by the coding sequence ATGCCCCACGTAGAATGGCACGGCGGTACCGAGCACTGGACCACGAAGGGCGACATCCGCCTGTTCCTGTGGCAGAAACCGGCCGCCACCGATGTTCCGTTCGCCGGCACGATCCTTTTCGTGCACGGCTCGTCCATGGCTTCGCAGCCCACGTTCGACCTGTCAGTCCCCGGCAGGCCGGACTCCTCCGTCATGGACTGGTTCGCCCGCCGGGGATTCGACACCTGGTGCATGGACAACGAAGGCTACGGCCGCTCCGACAAGCACCGACCGATCAATTTCGACATCGCCAACGGCGCCGACGACCTCGCCGCGGGATCGCAATACATCCTGGCGCGCAACGGCGGCAAGCCGCTGTTCGTCTACGGCATCTCGTCGGGCGCGCTGAAGGCAGCGCTGTTCGCGCAGCGCCATCCCGAGCGCGTCGCCCGCATCGCGCTCGATGCCTTCGTCTGGACCGGCGAAGGCAGCCCCACCCTGAAGGAACGCGCCAAGAAACTGCCCGAGTTCCAGGCCAGGACGCGTCGCCCCATCGACCGCGCCTTCGTCCACAGCATCTTCAACCGCGACCACCCCGGCACCGCCGACGACGCCACCGTCGAGGCCTTCGCCGACGCCATCCTGACCCTGGACGATTCCATGCCCACGGGAACCTACGTGGACATGTGCTCGAAGCTGCCGCTGATCGACCCGCTGCACCTGCGGGTGCCGACCCTGGTCATGCGCGGCGAATACGACGGCATCGCCAGCTTCGACGACCTGATGCGCTTCTTCGAACGGCTGCCCAACATGGACAAGCAGTTCACCGTCATGTCGGGCATCTCGCACGCCAGCTTCCAGCAGAAGAACTACCTGCGCGTCTATCACATCCTGCACGCCTTTCTCACGCTCCCCGAAGCCCGATACGGAGGTTGA
- a CDS encoding tripartite tricarboxylate transporter substrate binding protein produces the protein MKRIHGMAWAAPLLALSLHAGAAETYPERPVKVIVPFEPGGFTDVVARVVTQQLSSALGQSFIVENKPGAGSTIGTDFVAKAAPDGYTLEIVSTNHVTSHRLYKNLDYDPIKSFTPIAKLADSPYVLFVNTKLPVQSVQELITLSKSNGSHLRYASSGNGSTQHLMGALFLAKSGAKLEHVPYRGSGGAMKDLAAGFVETSFAAVSNGLPHVKSGKIKALGVTSTRRNAQLPDVPSLAEAGVPDYDAVVWLALLGPAGMPRNIVARLNEAVRAGLSKPEAREALAGAGVDVAMSTPEELAQYMAQENRMWGDVIRGLDIRID, from the coding sequence ATGAAGCGCATCCACGGCATGGCATGGGCGGCACCGCTGCTCGCACTTTCGCTGCACGCAGGGGCCGCCGAGACTTATCCGGAACGTCCGGTCAAGGTCATCGTCCCTTTCGAACCCGGCGGTTTCACCGATGTCGTGGCGCGCGTCGTCACCCAACAGCTCAGCAGCGCGCTGGGCCAGTCCTTCATCGTCGAGAACAAGCCCGGCGCCGGCTCGACCATAGGCACGGACTTCGTGGCCAAGGCGGCTCCCGACGGCTACACCCTCGAGATCGTCTCGACCAACCACGTCACCAGCCACCGGCTGTACAAGAACCTGGACTACGATCCGATCAAGAGCTTCACGCCCATCGCCAAGCTGGCGGACAGCCCGTACGTGCTTTTCGTCAACACCAAGCTGCCCGTCCAGTCGGTGCAGGAACTCATCACGCTGTCCAAGTCGAACGGCTCCCACCTCCGATACGCCTCATCCGGCAACGGCAGCACGCAGCACCTGATGGGAGCGCTGTTCCTGGCCAAGTCCGGCGCCAAGCTGGAACACGTTCCCTATCGCGGCAGCGGCGGCGCCATGAAGGACCTGGCGGCGGGCTTCGTGGAAACCAGCTTCGCAGCCGTGTCCAACGGCCTGCCGCACGTCAAGAGCGGCAAGATCAAGGCGCTGGGCGTCACCAGCACGCGCCGCAACGCCCAACTGCCGGACGTGCCCAGCCTGGCCGAAGCGGGCGTCCCGGACTACGACGCGGTGGTGTGGCTGGCGCTGCTGGGGCCGGCGGGAATGCCCAGGAACATCGTCGCGCGCCTGAACGAGGCGGTACGCGCCGGACTGTCCAAGCCCGAGGCGCGTGAAGCCCTGGCCGGGGCAGGCGTGGACGTCGCAATGTCCACGCCGGAAGAACTGGCGCAATACATGGCGCAGGAGAACCGCATGTGGGGCGACGTCATCCGCGGCCTGGATATCCGGATCGATTGA
- a CDS encoding NAD(P)H-binding protein, producing MILVTGATGNVGGCVVRRLVQAGERVRALARDPSAAAFPAGVEACAGDLSAPGSLAHAFEGVDRLFLFTPASGTGSIVRVAREAGVRRVVLLSSAATQKADPRINPIAARHAAAEAAVREAGLRWTFLRPDSFAANACAWADSIRREGVVRAAYPDAQRNPIHEDDVAAAAVAALLDAAHEGHAYALTGPAVITQAGQVRAIAEAIGKPLRFEALTREQALAARPAGTPVEVAERLLDYALKSVATAPAVTDAVERVTGRPARAFAQWARDHAAAFTQPETPTGAIPAVNRSGYPGRG from the coding sequence ATGATCCTGGTGACCGGCGCGACCGGCAACGTCGGCGGGTGCGTGGTGCGCCGCCTCGTGCAGGCCGGCGAGCGCGTGCGGGCCCTGGCGCGGGATCCCTCGGCCGCCGCTTTTCCCGCCGGCGTGGAAGCTTGCGCGGGGGACCTGTCCGCGCCCGGAAGCCTGGCGCATGCGTTCGAGGGCGTGGACCGCCTGTTCCTGTTCACACCCGCATCCGGTACCGGGTCGATCGTGCGCGTGGCCCGCGAGGCGGGCGTGCGGCGGGTCGTGCTGCTGTCCTCGGCCGCCACCCAGAAGGCCGATCCCCGCATCAATCCCATCGCGGCGCGCCATGCCGCCGCCGAAGCGGCGGTGCGCGAGGCGGGGCTGCGCTGGACCTTCCTGCGGCCGGACAGTTTCGCCGCCAACGCCTGCGCCTGGGCCGACTCCATCCGCCGCGAAGGCGTCGTGCGGGCGGCGTATCCCGACGCGCAGCGCAACCCCATCCACGAGGACGACGTGGCCGCGGCGGCGGTGGCGGCATTGCTGGATGCCGCGCACGAGGGCCATGCCTATGCGTTGACGGGGCCCGCCGTCATCACCCAGGCGGGCCAGGTGCGGGCCATTGCCGAGGCCATCGGCAAGCCGCTGCGCTTCGAGGCGTTGACGCGGGAGCAGGCCCTGGCCGCGCGCCCGGCCGGCACGCCGGTCGAGGTCGCGGAGCGACTGCTCGACTATGCGCTGAAATCGGTGGCGACCGCGCCCGCGGTTACCGATGCGGTCGAGCGGGTGACGGGCCGTCCGGCCCGCGCGTTCGCGCAGTGGGCGCGCGACCACGCGGCGGCGTTCACCCAGCCGGAAACGCCAACCGGGGCGATACCCGCCGTCAATCGATCCGGATATCCAGGCCGCGGATGA